A genomic window from Companilactobacillus alimentarius DSM 20249 includes:
- a CDS encoding ABC transporter ATP-binding protein — MKVIEGIKKYGLEYIKPLILAIIFAMAGSIFTIVGPSQLSKITDLISKGLFTTINLQDVMRIVIILAIIYVAAAVMSYGQGFIMATITQKFTQKLRTKITEKINHLPLQYFDTHNEGDTLSRVTNDLDTVGQSLNQSLGLLVSAVTLLIGSIIMMFTTNVTLGFTAVLSVLLGFVLTIFLISKSQRYFYNQQNKLADVSGYLEEVYAGHDVVKTYNYTNEARTEFEEMNDDLQSNVWKSQFLSGIMQPLMTFIGNFGYVMVSVIGAVLVLNGQITIGVIVAFMIYVRLFTQPLTQITQAFTSLQSAQAAMKRVFTFLGEKEVASDDNKQSLVGTKGNVEFDNVEFGYLPGQKIIKNFTMKAKAGQKIAIVGPTGSGKTTTVNLLMRFYDLNAGKIKIDGVNIEDMKRSDVRNQFDMVLQDAWLFEDTVKNNLIYNQTGVTDEQIKEATKAVDLDHFIETLPKGYDTVLDDSVSLSVGQKQLLTIARALIRNKPMLILDEATSSVDTRTEEQIQKAMDILMKNRTSFVIAHRLSTIKNADLILVVKDGEIIERGTHDELMHENGFYEEMYNSQFQK; from the coding sequence ATGAAAGTAATTGAGGGTATTAAGAAATATGGTTTGGAATACATTAAACCGTTAATTCTAGCAATTATTTTTGCGATGGCGGGAAGTATTTTTACAATTGTAGGTCCAAGCCAATTAAGTAAAATTACTGATTTAATCAGTAAGGGACTCTTTACTACGATTAATCTTCAAGATGTAATGCGAATTGTTATAATCCTAGCAATTATCTATGTGGCAGCAGCAGTTATGTCATATGGACAAGGTTTCATTATGGCTACCATTACCCAGAAGTTTACTCAAAAGTTAAGAACTAAGATTACTGAAAAAATTAATCATCTTCCATTGCAGTATTTTGATACTCATAATGAAGGGGATACTTTAAGTCGAGTTACTAATGATTTGGATACAGTTGGTCAATCCTTGAACCAAAGTTTGGGCCTGCTTGTTTCAGCGGTAACCTTATTGATAGGTAGCATTATAATGATGTTTACAACTAATGTTACTTTAGGATTTACAGCTGTTCTATCTGTTTTATTAGGATTTGTTTTAACAATCTTCTTAATTTCGAAATCACAACGTTACTTTTACAATCAACAGAATAAGTTAGCTGATGTGTCGGGATATTTAGAAGAGGTTTATGCAGGTCACGATGTAGTAAAGACATACAATTATACTAATGAGGCTAGAACAGAATTTGAAGAAATGAATGATGATTTGCAATCTAATGTATGGAAATCGCAGTTCTTATCCGGAATCATGCAACCATTGATGACCTTTATTGGTAATTTTGGTTACGTAATGGTGAGTGTTATCGGAGCAGTTTTAGTGCTAAATGGTCAAATAACAATTGGTGTAATTGTTGCTTTCATGATTTACGTACGACTCTTTACGCAACCATTGACACAGATTACACAGGCATTTACTAGTTTACAATCAGCGCAAGCCGCTATGAAACGAGTTTTTACTTTCCTTGGGGAAAAAGAAGTTGCGTCAGATGACAATAAGCAAAGCTTGGTTGGGACCAAAGGAAATGTTGAATTTGATAACGTTGAATTTGGATATCTTCCTGGTCAAAAAATCATTAAGAACTTTACAATGAAAGCTAAGGCTGGTCAAAAAATAGCTATTGTTGGTCCAACTGGTTCAGGTAAAACGACAACAGTTAATTTGTTAATGAGATTCTACGATTTGAATGCTGGTAAAATCAAAATTGACGGTGTCAATATTGAGGATATGAAACGATCCGATGTGAGAAATCAATTTGACATGGTGCTCCAAGATGCTTGGTTGTTTGAAGATACGGTTAAAAACAATTTAATCTATAATCAAACCGGTGTAACGGACGAACAAATCAAAGAAGCCACCAAAGCTGTGGACTTAGATCATTTTATTGAAACTCTTCCTAAGGGCTATGATACGGTCTTAGATGATTCAGTTAGCCTATCGGTTGGACAAAAGCAGCTATTGACTATTGCACGAGCTTTGATTAGAAATAAACCGATGTTGATATTGGATGAAGCAACTAGTTCGGTCGATACAAGAACCGAAGAACAGATTCAAAAGGCTATGGATATTTTGATGAAGAATAGAACCTCCTTTGTAATTGCGCATAGATTATCTACAATCAAAAATGCCGATTTAATTCTGGTAGTTAAAGATGGTGAGATAATTGAACGAGGAACTCATGATGAATTGATGCATGAAAATGGTTTCTACGAAGAAATGTATAATAGTCAATTTCAAAAATAA